One window of the Rhizorhabdus dicambivorans genome contains the following:
- the ypfJ gene encoding KPN_02809 family neutral zinc metallopeptidase has translation MRLDDESESSNYEIRSGGGGGFGLPMGLPLGRGGLGCGSIILIIIVSLVFGVNPLSLVGVATDGGQQVQRSEPGSAPGEKTPVMSRSLKVLGSTERVWGRLFEEQGGRYEPTTLVFYPGGTQSGCGAASSSAGPFYCPADKRIYLDTSFFDELSGRFGAPGDFAQAYVIAHEVGHHIQDLEGTLGKVHAAQRRLSEDEANALQVKVELQADCYAGVWAAQDRNLLEPGDAEAGLRAAAAVGDDTLQKASQGYVVPEGFTHGSAAERQKWLQIGLSTGDPARCDTFGSAAP, from the coding sequence ATGCGGCTCGACGACGAATCCGAAAGCAGCAATTATGAGATTCGGTCGGGCGGAGGCGGCGGCTTCGGGCTGCCGATGGGCCTCCCGCTCGGGCGCGGCGGGCTCGGCTGCGGCTCGATCATCCTGATCATCATCGTCTCGCTGGTGTTCGGGGTGAACCCGCTGTCGCTGGTCGGCGTGGCGACCGATGGCGGGCAGCAGGTCCAGCGCAGCGAACCCGGCTCGGCGCCGGGCGAGAAGACGCCGGTGATGAGCCGATCGCTCAAGGTGCTCGGCTCGACCGAGCGGGTCTGGGGGCGCCTGTTCGAGGAGCAGGGCGGCCGCTACGAGCCCACCACGCTGGTCTTCTATCCGGGCGGCACCCAGTCGGGCTGCGGCGCAGCCAGTTCGTCCGCCGGCCCCTTCTACTGCCCGGCCGACAAGCGCATCTATCTCGATACCAGCTTCTTCGACGAGCTTTCCGGCCGCTTCGGCGCGCCCGGCGACTTCGCCCAGGCCTATGTGATCGCGCATGAGGTGGGCCACCATATCCAGGACCTCGAAGGCACGCTCGGCAAGGTCCACGCCGCGCAGCGCCGCCTGAGCGAGGACGAGGCCAATGCGCTGCAGGTGAAGGTGGAATTGCAGGCCGATTGCTATGCCGGCGTCTGGGCCGCGCAGGACCGGAACCTGCTCGAACCCGGCGATGCCGAAGCGGGCCTGCGCGCCGCCGCGGCGGTGGGCGACGACACGCTCCAGAAGGCCAGCCAGGGCTATGTCGTGCCGGAGGGATTCACCCATGGCAGCGCCGCCGAGCGGCAGAAATGGCTGCAGATCGGGCTTTCGACCGGCGATCCCGCGCGCTGCGACACCTTCGGAAGCGCTGCTCCGTGA
- a CDS encoding methyl-accepting chemotaxis protein, protein MDMAGAPSLAGETALTEQDFADRIAVYNADGGLRERLAALWERASDLILAAARDQWEPVTRGLREAHVETGAASRVSFDIEVLIERRRHLYTQPIDQQWMRVLNQGGVFMFRLKVPAPAVVQGLTSETRLLVDRIAERFSDEPEFVIQAQRTVDMLAMIELELILSYENAVRREAIKARREGAASMFRTDISDILAATLERSGTLREQTGLTSRAARGMLGKTSEVAAAAQQSATAMRDAAMTAAGLIRAIEEARREVDIASDVATRAADQSARALSVSEALSDHARAIESILGLIRDIAGQTNLLALNATIEAARAGEAGRGFAVVAQEVKNLASQTARATDDIAQKISSIQSATHQAVEANGSIRATVGEVESLAGRIREAMDNQARTVTMITAAVDETAMAADSMSTTIASIREDTENVTGGIDRLEEGFGLVDGQLGRLENTAHEFAARLAG, encoded by the coding sequence ATGGACATGGCGGGGGCCCCCAGCTTGGCGGGAGAGACGGCGCTGACCGAACAGGATTTCGCCGATCGCATCGCCGTGTACAACGCCGATGGCGGGCTGCGCGAACGCCTCGCCGCCTTATGGGAGCGCGCTTCCGACCTCATCCTGGCCGCGGCGCGCGATCAGTGGGAGCCGGTGACGCGGGGCCTGCGCGAGGCGCATGTCGAAACCGGGGCGGCAAGCCGCGTCTCGTTCGACATCGAGGTGCTGATCGAGCGCCGGCGCCACCTCTATACCCAGCCCATCGATCAACAGTGGATGCGCGTGCTGAACCAGGGCGGCGTGTTCATGTTCCGGCTCAAGGTGCCGGCGCCGGCCGTGGTGCAGGGGCTGACCAGCGAGACCCGGCTGCTCGTCGACCGCATCGCCGAGCGCTTTTCCGACGAGCCCGAATTCGTCATCCAGGCCCAGCGCACCGTCGACATGCTGGCGATGATCGAGCTGGAGCTGATCCTTTCCTATGAGAATGCGGTCCGCCGCGAGGCGATCAAGGCGCGCCGCGAAGGCGCCGCTTCGATGTTCCGCACCGACATCAGCGATATCCTGGCCGCGACGCTCGAACGCTCCGGCACGCTGCGCGAGCAGACCGGCCTCACCTCGCGCGCGGCACGGGGCATGCTGGGCAAGACATCCGAAGTCGCGGCCGCCGCCCAGCAATCGGCGACGGCGATGCGCGATGCGGCGATGACCGCCGCCGGCCTGATCCGTGCGATCGAGGAGGCCCGCCGCGAGGTCGACATCGCCTCCGACGTCGCCACCCGCGCCGCCGACCAGTCGGCCAGGGCACTGTCGGTCTCCGAGGCGCTGTCGGACCACGCCCGCGCGATCGAATCGATCCTGGGCCTGATCCGCGACATCGCCGGGCAGACCAACCTGCTCGCGCTCAACGCGACGATCGAGGCCGCCCGCGCCGGCGAAGCGGGCCGCGGCTTCGCGGTGGTCGCGCAGGAGGTGAAGAACCTCGCCAGCCAGACCGCCCGCGCGACCGACGACATCGCCCAGAAGATCAGCTCGATCCAGAGCGCCACCCATCAGGCGGTCGAGGCCAACGGCTCGATCCGGGCGACGGTGGGCGAGGTCGAGAGCCTGGCCGGCCGCATCCGCGAGGCGATGGACAACCAGGCGCGCACCGTGACGATGATCACCGCCGCCGTCGACGAGACCGCGATGGCCGCCGACTCGATGTCGACCACCATCGCCTCGATCCGCGAGGATACCGAGAATGTCACGGGCGGCATCGACCGGCTGGAGGAAGGCTTCGGCCTGGTCGACGGCCAGCTCGGCCGGCTGGAGAACACCGCCCACGAGTTCGCCGCGCGGCTGGCCGGCTGA
- a CDS encoding DUF2061 domain-containing protein → MPTDLIKTFTYLTIHLTVGFSVAYLLTGSVQVAGGIALIEPCINAVAFFFHEKAWKLKLNGAAPQHAATRGPLTGARPAV, encoded by the coding sequence ATGCCCACGGACCTGATCAAGACCTTCACCTATCTGACCATCCACCTGACGGTGGGGTTCAGCGTCGCCTATCTGCTGACCGGATCGGTGCAGGTGGCGGGCGGCATCGCCCTCATCGAACCCTGCATCAACGCCGTCGCCTTCTTCTTCCACGAGAAGGCGTGGAAGCTGAAGCTGAATGGTGCGGCCCCGCAACACGCCGCGACGCGCGGGCCGCTGACCGGTGCTCGCCCCGCGGTCTGA
- a CDS encoding protein kinase domain-containing protein: MDKIKAALWESNLKGTTVAGCAVEKMIDFGKSAVVFRARRGDELVALKIFDDELIERYGDKTQLARIDRELTLVGKSHPNMVEILDGGFDSGTGNHFIVMQYLPGRSLEKCLQEIPEENVALLIEQLASVCQYLETLSLAHRDIKPANIVILENFTRLVLLDFGVLKPVGEVGLTDSDGIQSFVGTLQYSSPEFLLRDEEDSLEGWRALSLYQIGGVLHDLIMRKPLFHDYVHPYGRLVMAVQNDLPSVTSATLPSYLVDACKAALIKNCHTRLELVSWASFSPPPKMTAGLAARERVTRRSVVGQALDVSFQEVVHPA, from the coding sequence ATGGATAAGATTAAGGCTGCGCTTTGGGAAAGCAATCTCAAGGGGACGACCGTCGCGGGTTGCGCGGTCGAGAAGATGATCGATTTTGGAAAATCGGCGGTTGTCTTCCGTGCTCGCCGTGGCGATGAGCTTGTAGCACTGAAGATTTTCGATGATGAACTTATTGAACGATATGGGGACAAAACCCAGCTCGCTCGCATAGACCGCGAACTTACGCTGGTCGGCAAAAGCCATCCCAATATGGTAGAAATCCTAGATGGCGGCTTTGATTCCGGAACCGGAAACCACTTTATTGTAATGCAGTACCTTCCTGGTCGAAGTTTGGAAAAATGTCTCCAAGAAATTCCAGAAGAAAATGTAGCATTACTGATTGAACAATTGGCGTCTGTATGCCAATATCTTGAGACCTTATCATTAGCCCACCGTGACATCAAGCCCGCCAATATAGTCATTCTTGAAAATTTCACGCGGTTGGTTTTGCTCGATTTTGGTGTACTTAAGCCAGTAGGCGAAGTGGGTTTAACCGATAGCGATGGCATCCAGTCTTTCGTGGGAACGCTGCAATACAGTTCGCCGGAGTTTTTGCTTCGCGACGAGGAAGACTCTCTGGAAGGCTGGCGTGCGCTCTCACTCTATCAAATAGGCGGCGTTCTCCATGATCTCATCATGCGCAAACCACTGTTCCATGACTACGTGCATCCATACGGAAGATTGGTCATGGCGGTGCAAAACGACCTACCCTCCGTCACGAGCGCGACGCTACCTTCGTATCTCGTCGATGCGTGCAAGGCTGCCCTCATCAAGAATTGCCACACGAGGTTAGAATTGGTTAGCTGGGCGTCATTTAGCCCGCCGCCCAAAATGACGGCGGGGTTGGCCGCCAGAGAGCGAGTGACGCGCCGGTCGGTGGTCGGCCAGGCTCTAGATGTGAGCTTTCAGGAGGTTGTTCATCCGGCGTGA
- a CDS encoding IS481 family transposase: MNIHKNARTTPFSRAEIVRRVMVLRETPRAVATALGVSERTVAKWLARYRIEGEAGLVDRSSRPHAMPRATPADRIEQVIALRRQRLCGKQIAATLKLSPATVSRILRNARLSRMRDLDPPEPIRRYERAHPGELIHIDIKKLGRFERVGHRITGNRTKQSSTRGSRAGERYGAGWEFVHVCIDDASRIAFSQILPDEKKESATAFLFAAIAYYQSLGITVSRVMTDNGACYKSFAFRDACKALGLKHIRTKPYTPKTNGKAERFIQTSLREWAYARAYPTSEHRKRALSPWLHNYNWHRPHGSLQSQPPISRLRQPMNNLLRLHI; this comes from the coding sequence ATGAACATCCACAAGAATGCCCGAACCACGCCCTTCAGTCGAGCCGAGATCGTCCGGCGCGTGATGGTTCTGCGCGAGACGCCCAGGGCGGTCGCGACCGCCCTGGGCGTCTCGGAGCGAACCGTAGCCAAGTGGCTGGCACGTTATCGGATCGAAGGCGAAGCCGGTCTCGTCGACCGCAGCTCGCGCCCACACGCCATGCCCCGCGCCACGCCCGCCGACCGCATCGAGCAGGTCATCGCCCTGCGCCGTCAGCGCCTCTGCGGCAAGCAGATCGCCGCCACGCTGAAGCTCTCGCCAGCCACTGTCAGCCGGATACTGCGCAACGCACGCTTGAGCCGAATGCGCGATCTCGATCCTCCCGAGCCCATCCGTCGCTATGAGCGCGCGCACCCCGGCGAGCTGATCCACATCGACATCAAGAAGCTCGGCCGCTTCGAACGCGTCGGCCATCGCATCACCGGCAATCGGACAAAGCAGAGCAGCACTCGCGGCAGCCGTGCTGGCGAGCGCTACGGCGCGGGCTGGGAGTTCGTCCACGTCTGCATCGACGATGCCTCGCGCATCGCCTTCAGCCAGATCCTCCCCGACGAAAAGAAGGAAAGCGCAACCGCCTTCCTCTTCGCCGCCATCGCCTATTATCAAAGCCTCGGCATCACTGTCTCGCGCGTCATGACCGACAACGGCGCCTGCTACAAAAGCTTCGCCTTCCGCGACGCCTGCAAAGCACTCGGCCTCAAGCACATCCGCACCAAACCCTACACGCCCAAGACTAACGGCAAGGCCGAACGCTTCATCCAGACCAGCTTACGCGAATGGGCATATGCTCGCGCCTATCCAACCTCCGAGCACCGCAAACGCGCCCTCAGTCCATGGCTCCATAATTATAACTGGCACCGCCCCCACGGCAGCTTACAATCACAACCGCCCATCAGCCGACTACGTCAGCCAATGAATAACCTGTTGAGGCTCCACATCTAG
- a CDS encoding UvrD-helicase domain-containing protein, translating to MEASWWTDPSDLDPDQRKVVTLSKTEDHLVIGPPGCGKTNLLLLRAAYLHRQGVTNIVVLSFGRVLREFLATGSQHYPFASDKVQTYVRWGADMLRSNGIAFDESDDFETTRARLYDALVTLAKQGYRENVHDVILVDEVQDYSADEIALIRLFADRIFAVGDKDQRISDKTGALDRLESLGTKRAVLTSHYRNGLKICRVADGIKNLIDSPSGLEATSNYDESTYPSTVDIFAGIPLGDQVVQAIPRIQTQLLAYPGEMIGVFCPRVGDLDEVRALLDASSLGAELHVQRAGAYSAFSPDRLVVLTTTMGAKGLEFRAVHILAADKLKRFPTQKNLTYTAVTRTKTSLSIYHQDSLSGYFEKGLVACQSTKPPPPPIEELFL from the coding sequence ATGGAAGCCTCGTGGTGGACCGATCCTAGCGACCTCGACCCTGACCAGCGAAAGGTTGTGACACTGTCGAAGACAGAGGATCATTTAGTAATTGGCCCTCCTGGTTGCGGTAAAACCAATCTCCTACTTCTTCGCGCTGCCTATCTGCACCGGCAGGGCGTCACCAATATTGTAGTCTTGAGCTTCGGCAGGGTCTTGCGAGAGTTTTTAGCGACAGGGTCGCAACATTACCCATTTGCCAGTGACAAGGTGCAGACCTATGTGCGCTGGGGCGCGGACATGCTGCGGTCAAATGGGATTGCTTTTGACGAGAGCGACGATTTCGAAACTACCAGAGCAAGATTATATGATGCGCTCGTGACGTTGGCGAAGCAGGGGTACCGTGAGAACGTCCATGACGTGATCCTTGTGGACGAGGTGCAAGATTATTCTGCCGACGAGATTGCCCTCATCCGACTTTTCGCTGATCGCATTTTTGCCGTAGGCGACAAAGATCAGCGCATTTCCGATAAAACTGGCGCGCTAGACCGACTAGAATCGCTTGGCACGAAACGCGCCGTCCTCACTTCGCATTATCGAAACGGTTTAAAAATTTGTCGGGTCGCCGATGGGATTAAGAATCTGATCGATAGCCCCAGCGGGCTCGAAGCTACCTCCAATTATGACGAATCCACCTACCCATCCACGGTAGATATCTTCGCTGGCATTCCGCTCGGAGACCAGGTCGTCCAGGCCATTCCTCGTATCCAAACGCAGCTGCTGGCATACCCCGGCGAAATGATCGGCGTTTTCTGCCCACGCGTTGGGGATCTTGATGAAGTTAGAGCCCTTTTGGATGCATCGTCGCTCGGTGCCGAACTCCATGTGCAGCGAGCAGGCGCTTACTCTGCTTTCTCACCTGACCGGCTTGTAGTGCTAACGACGACCATGGGAGCAAAAGGCCTAGAGTTTCGGGCAGTCCATATACTCGCCGCTGACAAGCTCAAGCGCTTTCCTACGCAGAAGAATCTGACATATACTGCGGTTACGCGCACCAAAACCTCTCTGTCGATTTATCATCAGGACAGTCTTTCCGGCTATTTCGAAAAGGGACTTGTCGCGTGCCAATCGACCAAGCCCCCACCCCCACCGATCGAAGAGTTATTCCTGTGA
- a CDS encoding PAS domain-containing protein, protein MEDYRSFTAEDFADWDFPVDDEPCMDLPPMIGTDERRMHVRAYELWLSLLEGRDYPSIDDLDSERLGEFGPYSVLLDFTADRANPRIAYLGRALREEGELGTEIATVADVPERALLSRLTEHYAEILDNRAPVGFEAEFISHRGQPMLYRGILMPYSSDGRAIDLVHGVINWKESAGQALAPDIVQAVTTAFSGPAQPVVEPAPAPEAPVEPHAHVADLEELLEDAREVAQEARACEGRSRQALYRALSFAYDVALAAERDKDGFAALIAGAGIVPQARAPMTPVAKLVFGPDYDRKRLTEFAAVLTHARRLCLAAGMVEPWLATLSGGIKAVVAAERGERRPALKVDRVQSARMMLGSAPARALVDMGEVDGDIVLLVARREEDGRLAIVSRPIGERDLVEKALRRFTV, encoded by the coding sequence ATGGAAGACTATCGCTCGTTCACGGCAGAGGACTTCGCGGACTGGGATTTCCCGGTCGACGACGAGCCGTGCATGGATCTGCCGCCGATGATCGGCACGGACGAGCGGCGCATGCATGTGCGCGCCTATGAGCTGTGGCTGTCGCTGCTCGAAGGCCGCGATTATCCGTCGATCGACGATCTCGATTCGGAGCGGCTGGGCGAGTTCGGCCCCTATTCGGTGCTGCTGGACTTCACCGCCGACCGCGCCAATCCGCGCATCGCCTATCTCGGCCGCGCGCTCCGCGAGGAAGGCGAGCTGGGCACCGAGATCGCCACCGTCGCCGACGTGCCCGAACGCGCGCTGCTGTCGCGCCTGACCGAACATTATGCCGAGATTCTCGACAATCGCGCGCCGGTCGGCTTCGAGGCAGAGTTCATCAGCCATCGCGGCCAGCCCATGCTCTATCGCGGCATATTGATGCCCTATTCGTCGGACGGCCGCGCGATCGATCTGGTCCATGGCGTTATCAACTGGAAGGAATCGGCCGGGCAGGCGCTGGCCCCCGATATCGTCCAGGCCGTGACCACCGCCTTTTCCGGCCCGGCCCAGCCCGTCGTCGAACCGGCGCCGGCCCCCGAGGCGCCCGTCGAGCCGCACGCCCATGTCGCGGACCTCGAGGAGCTGCTGGAGGATGCGCGCGAGGTGGCGCAGGAAGCCCGCGCCTGCGAAGGCCGCAGCCGGCAGGCGCTCTATCGCGCGCTCTCCTTCGCCTATGACGTCGCCCTGGCCGCCGAGCGCGACAAGGACGGCTTCGCCGCGCTGATCGCCGGGGCCGGCATCGTTCCCCAGGCACGCGCGCCGATGACGCCGGTGGCCAAGCTGGTCTTCGGCCCCGACTATGATCGCAAACGGCTGACCGAGTTCGCGGCGGTGCTGACCCATGCGCGGCGCCTGTGCCTCGCCGCCGGCATGGTCGAGCCCTGGCTCGCCACGCTGTCGGGCGGGATCAAGGCCGTCGTCGCCGCCGAGCGCGGCGAGCGGCGCCCAGCGCTGAAGGTCGATCGCGTCCAGTCCGCCAGGATGATGCTGGGCAGCGCCCCGGCCCGCGCTCTGGTCGACATGGGTGAGGTCGATGGCGACATCGTCCTGCTCGTCGCCCGGCGCGAGGAGGACGGCCGGCTGGCGATCGTCTCCCGCCCGATCGGCGAGCGCGACCTGGTCGAGAAGGCGCTGCGCCGGTTCACGGTCTGA